The sequence below is a genomic window from Salicibibacter cibarius.
CCTGTGCAAGCGCCGGGATCATCGTCGGAATCGTCGTCTTCACGGGACTTGGCGGTGTACTAGCGAACGGCATTATCCAAATCGCAGGCGGAAATTTCTTCCTCGTCCTATTCTTAACAATGATTGCTTGTATCATTTTGGGGATGGGCTTGCCGACAACGGCCAACTACGTTGTTACAGCGTCCGTTGCCGCACCGGCGATTTTGGCGTTTGACGTCCCTGCGGTGGCTGCGCACATGTTCGTATTCTACTTCGGGATTGTCGCTGACATTACACCTCCGGTTTGTCTGGCAGCATACGCAGGCGCGGGAATCGCACGGGCTAGGCCGATGCGAACGGGAGTGGTCGCCTTTAAACTGGCGATAGCAGCCTTTGTCGTCCCCTACGTGTTCGTTACAAACCCTGTGTTGCTATTACAAGGGGACTGGACGTTTGCTGAATTAGCCGGACCGCTCATCACCGCGATCGTTGGCATGGTGGCGATCAGCGCGTCATTAATGGGTTACTTTTTCGCTAAAAATAAGATTGTTGAAAGCCTAGTCATTTTCGCAGCAGGTCTCATGGCTGTCTATCCACTAGACATCTGGGTTTCTCTTGGCGGTATAGCGATTTTGGTCCTCATCGCTGTCATCCAGCATTTCCGCAAAAAACGGCAAGGCCAGAGACCGGAAACAACGACAGCATAAAGATAAAGCCAGCCCGCTTACATTGGGCTGGCTTTTTCATTCCTGAAATACATCAAATGCGTCCCATAAATGTTCGAGTTGCTCGAGTCTTTTCTCTACCTTATCCTGTTCAGAGCGGGTAATTGCGGTGATGAGTGCGCTCACAATGCTTTGCGGAGCCGAAAACGAATCGATAAAAGAATTAATTTCGGTAACGGCAAGCAGTTTCCGATCTCCGTACGGCGTAAGGGGCGATAGCATATGATCGGTGATCACGAGCGTTTTCGCTCCCTTTTGCTTCACGTATTTCAAAACTTCAACGGTCCGCTTCGTATACCTCGAAAAACCGAAAGCGATCACGAGATCATTCTCTTCGATATCGAGGATATGCTCCGATACCCCGTCCGCAGACCGAACCATTTCCGTATTTTGCAAAACAAGATCCAGGTAAAATTCCAAAAAGAGCGCCACGCTCGTCGCGCTTCGATATGCAATAATATAAATCCGCTCGGCGGCGATAATATCTTCGACTGCACCCTGGAATTCTTTTTTATCCATTTGTTGCAACGTTTGCTGCAAATTGTTAATATCATCCGATAAAACTTCACTGACGGTATCTTCCGGCTTATCCCCCCGCTCGGTCGTTCGCGCAAACACTTCCGCTGATGTCCATTTGCGTTGCAGCGCTTCCTGCATATGCCTTTGCAAATCCGGGTAGCCTTCGTAATTTAAAAAAAAGGCAAAGCGTACGACGGTCGCTTCACCCACTTCTACATTTTTTGCAAGTTTGGAAGCTGTCAAAAAAGGCGCGGTTTCCTGGTGGCTGATCAAATAATTGGCGATTTTGCGTTGAGATTTGCTCATCTCCTGCCGCTTGGCAATCATCTGTTCATAAATATCAAGCTGAGACACGATGCTCACCCTCTTTCTTAGAAAAACTTGGCTTCCACCAAGTCCTTATAGTGGAAGCCTTAGTTTTACTTATACTTTAATCCTTGACCGAGGTTAAACATGCTTAAAGTGCAAGAAGCAGGAGGCTTTTATTAACTTTTTAACGAAGCACTTCCGGAATCACACGATCATAGGCCTCAAGGGTTTTTGCCAATACCTCGTCATCATGGACGACAGAGAGACTATAGCGATTCCCCGGCTTCGTGTACACACCTGCTTCAAATAGTGCTTTGTCTAATTTTTTTCTGGCGTCGTGGTCACACATTTGCAGGTCCCGATAGTGGTTAATCTCCTGACTTTCCGTTAATAATACACTAAACATTGCCCCGCTGCCAACCGTTTTCATCGGAATGCCGTGTTTTTGAAACAACCGGGTAAGCTCCTCTCTAAAGCGGTCGGTTCGCAAGGCAAGTGCGTCGTACTCTTGCTCGAGGACATCCAGGGTCGCAATGCCCGCTGCCAAAATAAGCGGATGTCCATTATACGTGCCACTGTGAAACAACGCCTTTTGGGATGTTCGGCTTCCCTCGCCGGCAAAAATATCCGTTCCGTGTAACGGTGAACTTTGCTCCATAATCGTTGATTTTCCGCCAACAACACCAAATGGAAAGCCACCACCCACAACTTTTCCGATCGTTGTTAAATCCGGCGTCACATCATAAAGCCCTTGGACACCGTCCATTGACGACCGAAAAGCCGTCTTTACTTCATCAAAAATAAGCAAAACACCAAGCTTTTTGGTGAGCTTTCGCAATTGGTTAAGAAATTGAGATTTCGGCGCAATAACCCCGCCCTCCATTGGTTCGATAATAACAGCTGCCAGTTCATCTTTATGTTGTTCCAAAATACGCGCGCAGCTTTTAATATCATTAAAGGGAAGAATAATCGTGTCATCGGCAGCATCGGGTGCCATTCCGCCCGAATCGGGGACAGCCTGAGGGTCTTCTTGATCACCGGCATCACTTTTCGGGGGATGAATGCTTAACAGAAGGGAATCAATTGCTCCATGATAGTGACCTTCAAATTTCGCGATTTTATATTTTTTCGTATAGCCCATCGCCAAACGCATGGCCAATAAATTTGCTTCGGTTCCGGAATTTGCATAACGTATTTTCTCCATGGAGGGAAAATATTTTTGAATACGAGTGGCCATTGTCACTTCCCGATCATGAGGGGTTCCGAATAACCACGTACCATCTTCTTCAATTTGACGGGCAATGGCGTCGCGAACATGGGGATGGGCGTGCCCGAGAATTAACGCGCCGTATCCCATTAAATAATCAATGTATTCATTGCCATCAACGTCATAAAATTTACTGCCGTTTGCCCGGTTGATCGTGATCGGATAAGGCGCATAATGTTTGATGTTCGCGGTCATCCCACCCGGCATAACCGCCCGTGCCCGCTCCATATGTGCCAGTGACTGTACCGTTCGTTCCGTGTAAACCTCGTCAGGATGTGCAACTTTTTGCATCGTCATCGTCTTTAATTCCTCCGATAAAATATTTACTTCATATTTTCAATATATGAATGCTTTATTTCATTATACACAGAGGACAAGATTTTGTGAACCTATTATTTCACTTTTTTATTAATGAGAAATATTTCATTCAGAACGAAGCGTGAACAGCAGCATTCGGACATTTTTTAAGTTTTAAACTAGCCACTGTCCGAACTATCCACCAGTTCGGACAATTGCTCGATTTAAAAGCTATAAAGTGTCCGAACTCCTCATTTGTTTGGACATATTTTGGATTTGAGCATGAAATTTGTCCGAACTGACCATAAATTCGACTAATTCTTACACAAAATAGGAATTGTTTGTATTGCCGATTCGTTTGAAATGCTTATTTAAAATCCTTCTGGCATTTTTTTGCCCATCATAAATCCCGCACCACTCACAAATTGTTTTGGTCGTCACCTTTCTATTTGGAAAAAGAAATCTAAATTCAATGACAGCTCTTAAAACCGCATGTTCAAAGCTTTCTTTTTTTCCACACTTATTACACACCCATTTATTTTCTTTTTGTGATAAAAAAGATAAGCATTCGGAGCAAATAATCCCTTTCTTTAATTGATCATAATCATAATCCGGCACACGCGTATGTGATGAATCGGTTATATGGCGCGAGACTAAATGAGCGGCATACGTTTCTTGCTTTTGACTGATTTCTGAAGGAACATCATTTAAACGGTTCATAAAACGATATAGTTGCGCTGGGAAAATAACAGGAAGGTCCAAAGCGGCATTGTACAAGTGAAATTTCGGATGGTTAAAAACAAGAGAGGCGTTCACTGCGTAATCTACTTTGAGGGATTGTTGCAATTGGCGAAAAGTGGATTCACTTCGTTGGATTTGTAGGAGGGGGTTTTTTATTTCTTTACCGGAGATAACATGCCATCGCCCGTCGTCTGTATAAAAATCACCTTCGAAATACTTGATTTCGATCAGAAAAATATCGTTCTGGAAAATCAAAAGTGAATCAATTTGAAAGACTGTTAGATTATGTTCGAGTAACAAGCCATTGATCACGAGACAATCTACTTTGAGTTCTTGCTGCAACAAACGGTCAAATTCTTTCTCGCCTTCAAATCCTTTCAAAAGTTTCAAGTAATATTGATTTTCTTTTATTGTTAACTCCCTTCTCGGTTTCAAAAATCTGAGGTATTTTAACTCAGTTGGTTCTTCGCGCTCTTTTATTTGGCGCATCTTCTTGCCCCTTTCAATGAATTGACAATGGTTTGCCTTAGTCCATATTAAGCTAAGCAAGCTGTAATCACAAGCATTATATTAAGATATGCATAGGATTCGGACAATTTTTTCAAAATTCAAGGGCCAAATGTCCAAGTTTCCCACTTATTTGGACATATGTTTGAATTTGAACAAACAATATGTCCGAACTAGCCGCCAATTCGGACATATTTTACCGTTTCATATCCCAATTTATCCGAACTGTATCACCGTTAAGACACTTTTCCTCGTTTCGAATCACCAACCCCGTCCACCTTACTTAATATGAAGAAAATCTTTCACTCCGATTAGTTTTTTGAATCTTTTAATTCTTTTTTGACCTGTAGAAAAGCAACTGCTATACTATCGTAGAAAGATGAGCCCATATTTTTTCTATTTGAAAGGAGTGTTTTCATATGGCTCAACCAAAGTACATCACAAAAATTGATCAAATTGAGCAGATCCCTGAAGAAGAAAGAGAACGATTAAAGAAGATAACGGAAAAATTTGTGTTCCGTGTCAATGAATATTATATCGGGCTGATTAATTGGGAAGACCCGGATGATCCGATTAAAAATTTAGTAATTCCAAATGAAAATGAACTTTCCGAATATGGGCGCTGGGACGCTTCGGATGAAGATACGAACTATGTCGTTCCCGGTTGCCAACATAAATATGAAACGACAGCCTTACTGATCTGTTCCGAAGTATGTGGGGCTTATTGTCGTTATTGCTTCCGTAAGCGTTTGTTCAGAAATGATGTAAAAGAAGCGATGTCCGATGTTGATCCCGGGATTGAGTATATTCGCAATCACCCCGAAATCAACAATGTGTTGCTTACCGGAGGAGATCCCTTGATTCTCGCAACGAAAAAACTCCGCTACATCATTGAGGAGCTAAGGTCCATCCCTCATGTGAAGATTATTCGAATCGGTTCCAAGTTGCCGGTCTTTAACCCGATGCGCATTTATGAAGACGAGGAATTGCTTGACTTATTCAAGGAGTATTCCACGCCTGATAATCGGATTTATGTCATGGCACACGTCAATCATCCGCGGGAAATCACGGATGAAGCAAAACGCGGCTTTCAAGCGCTTCACGATGCAGGTGTCATGGTCGTTAACCAAACGCCTGTATTAAAAGGGATTAATGACAATCCGGATGACCTTACGGAATTGCTCGATAAGCTGTCCTGGGCGGGTGTGACCCCTTATTACTTCTTTATTAACCGTCCCGTTGCCGGAAATACGGATTTTGTGTTATCCCTTAAGGAGGCCTATGAGGCCGTTGAAGAAGCCAAGGCACGTACGAGCGGCCTCGGAAAACGAATTCGACTGTCCATGAGCCACACATCCGGGAAAATCGAAATTTTGGCGATCGAAGACGGAAAAGCCTATTTAAAATACCATCAATCGCGGGACGGCAATTACGGAAAGTTTATGATTTTGGATTGCCCCGACGATGCCGGCTGGTTCGATGAGCTCCCCGGAAACGAAGCTTACTGGGAGGCCCCGAAGAAAAAAACAGAGGAAGTCGTATCTGTCAATCAAATGTCCGACATGCCGCAAAAAGGCAAGCGACGTGCCCCGCGCAAGCAACCAACGTCCTAACTTAAAAACTTGGCTTTTCACCCAGCTTTATGTTAAAAACTCAAAAAACCCCGAGGGGAAGTCTCTTTCCCCCCGGGTTTACTTATTCCTTCATTTTATTTTCCAGCGTTCCGATTAACGGCATATAAATAGACACATCGTCCCCGGGCCGCAAATATTGGGGAGGGTCCATTCCTTTGCCAACGCCGGCAGGTGTGCCAGTCGCGATAATATCCCCCGGTTCTAACGTCATTCCCCGGGAAATAATATGGATCAAAGTCGGGATGTCGAAAATCATATCGGTCAAAGGCGCTGACTGGCGCAACTCCCCATTGACTTTCGTCGTCAGTCTCTCATCGGCGAGCGCCACCTCGTCCACATCTGTTACAACGACTGGACCGATCGGGCTAAAACCATCTAATCCTTTGCCGAGAAAAAACTGCTTATGCCTGCTTTGCAAATCCCTGGCTGTCAGATCATTTAACAATGTAATGCCAAATACATAATCCCATGCCTCTTCCTTTTTTATTTTTGCCCCTTGACGGCCAATAACGACAGCAACTTCCCCTTCGTAATCCACTTGTTCACTTACATCCCGTTGCAAGCTAATCGATTGGCCGTGCCCAGCAATACTTGTGTGCGGTTTTGTGAAAATCAGCGGATGGTCAGGGATATCTGCATCACTGCCAAGTTCAATGGCATGGGCGGCATAATTTTTTCCTACACACATAATATTCTTCGGCGTTTTAGCAATTGGTGCACACCTTTTAATCTCCTTGGGATCTACCCAAAAATTCTCCTCGGGCATAGTCGTCGCCTGTTTCAGGACGTCGTTCGCGTTTTTTAGAAAAGCCTCGCCACGATGAATGGCTTCCAACATATCGGCGGGGCAGTCTGTTTCCGGCAAAAGTTGCCGAAATGCTTCCTCGAGCACTAAAATGTGTTGGCCGTCTTCGCGTTCGATCCCTAGTTGAGCTTTATTGTTATAAACCATCGAAAGTAATCGCAGCATGTTTAACTCTCCCTAAAAAATGGAAATTCACTAGCGTATGCACGGACGGATGCAAACATTCGCTCCCGCTCACTGTCATCGGCAAGGACGGCGTTTCCCAGATGCAAAGGCGGGATTTGCCTGAATCCGCAAAAATCCGCAATTGCTGCTTTAAATAAATGTTCCATCCAATGCTTCTGACCTTTTTCCCATACGTCACGGGGTGCGCCGGTCGTATAAATCATTCCGAGCGGCTTGCCTTCCATCTTCGGAATCGGGCTCTCGTTTTCGAGTTCATACGCAAACCCATAAGTAAGCACGCGATCCAGATAACCTTTCCCGATCGCCGGAAAACCTCCCCACCAAACAGGAAATAAAAAAGTGATTGCTTCTGCTTGCTTCACATATGCATGCTCTTTTGCAACATCATCTTCATAACGGTTCAGCAATGAACATTCGTATTCTGCTTGCATTAACAGCGGGGCGAACCCAAGCCTGTACAAATCACGTACCACGACTTCTTTCCCCGCTTTTTGCAAAGCCTCCTGATAGGTAGTCAAAACCGCATGATTAAAGCTATCTTTACTCGGGTGCATGTGAACGATCAAATGCATGCCAATTAATCCGTTCCTTTTTTAACCAGAAAAAGTGGTTGTCCATAATCAACGAGTTCCCCGTTCTCGACGAGAATCTCCTTGATTTCCCCTTCGATTTCCGCTTCTATCTCGTTCATCAATTTCATTGCTTCTACGATGCATACCACTGTCGATTCATTGATTCGGTCTCCGGGCTGAACGTAAACATCGGCATCCGGTGAAGGCGCGCGGTAAAATGTTCCGACCATTGGTGAGGTGATTTGTTCAACGTTCGGATCTGCCGATGGTGTTTGCTGTTGATCGGCTCCCTCTTGCATTGCGGATTGGACGTTTTCAACCGGTACCGGCGGCGCAGTTTCTTGCGTCGCGGGAACAGCCGCTTGTTGCATAACGCCGTCCGGTTTTTTACGGATGACAAGCCCCGCGTTGTCCTCGCCTGTGACCTCTAATTCGGAAATACCTGAATCATCAACCGCTTTAATTAAATCTTTAATTTCCTCAATTTTGTACATGAAGAACATCCTCCTCCTTCTTTGGAATTATATCGTTTAGATAATGGTCTCTTTTTCCAAAAACGTCGTATCAAAGTCCCCTGATGCAAACGCTTCGTTGTCCATGAGCGCTAGGTGGAAAGGTATCGTTGTCTCCACGCCTTCCACGACAAATTCCACGAGTGCGCGTCTCATTCGTGCAATTGCCTCTTCACGGTTCGGGGCGAAAACAATTAATTTCGCGACCATTGAGTCATAATAAGGCGTGATCGTATAACCCGTGTAAACCGCACTGTCTACACGCACGCCCGGCCCTCCCGGCGGTAAATACATCGTAACTTCTCCCGGAGAGGATCGAAAATTTTTCTGTGGATTTTCGGC
It includes:
- a CDS encoding MurR/RpiR family transcriptional regulator; the protein is MSQLDIYEQMIAKRQEMSKSQRKIANYLISHQETAPFLTASKLAKNVEVGEATVVRFAFFLNYEGYPDLQRHMQEALQRKWTSAEVFARTTERGDKPEDTVSEVLSDDINNLQQTLQQMDKKEFQGAVEDIIAAERIYIIAYRSATSVALFLEFYLDLVLQNTEMVRSADGVSEHILDIEENDLVIAFGFSRYTKRTVEVLKYVKQKGAKTLVITDHMLSPLTPYGDRKLLAVTEINSFIDSFSAPQSIVSALITAITRSEQDKVEKRLEQLEHLWDAFDVFQE
- a CDS encoding nuclease-related domain-containing protein; translation: MRQIKEREEPTELKYLRFLKPRRELTIKENQYYLKLLKGFEGEKEFDRLLQQELKVDCLVINGLLLEHNLTVFQIDSLLIFQNDIFLIEIKYFEGDFYTDDGRWHVISGKEIKNPLLQIQRSESTFRQLQQSLKVDYAVNASLVFNHPKFHLYNAALDLPVIFPAQLYRFMNRLNDVPSEISQKQETYAAHLVSRHITDSSHTRVPDYDYDQLKKGIICSECLSFLSQKENKWVCNKCGKKESFEHAVLRAVIEFRFLFPNRKVTTKTICEWCGIYDGQKNARRILNKHFKRIGNTNNSYFV
- a CDS encoding fumarylacetoacetate hydrolase family protein yields the protein MLRLLSMVYNNKAQLGIEREDGQHILVLEEAFRQLLPETDCPADMLEAIHRGEAFLKNANDVLKQATTMPEENFWVDPKEIKRCAPIAKTPKNIMCVGKNYAAHAIELGSDADIPDHPLIFTKPHTSIAGHGQSISLQRDVSEQVDYEGEVAVVIGRQGAKIKKEEAWDYVFGITLLNDLTARDLQSRHKQFFLGKGLDGFSPIGPVVVTDVDEVALADERLTTKVNGELRQSAPLTDMIFDIPTLIHIISRGMTLEPGDIIATGTPAGVGKGMDPPQYLRPGDDVSIYMPLIGTLENKMKE
- a CDS encoding aspartate aminotransferase family protein, whose amino-acid sequence is MTMQKVAHPDEVYTERTVQSLAHMERARAVMPGGMTANIKHYAPYPITINRANGSKFYDVDGNEYIDYLMGYGALILGHAHPHVRDAIARQIEEDGTWLFGTPHDREVTMATRIQKYFPSMEKIRYANSGTEANLLAMRLAMGYTKKYKIAKFEGHYHGAIDSLLLSIHPPKSDAGDQEDPQAVPDSGGMAPDAADDTIILPFNDIKSCARILEQHKDELAAVIIEPMEGGVIAPKSQFLNQLRKLTKKLGVLLIFDEVKTAFRSSMDGVQGLYDVTPDLTTIGKVVGGGFPFGVVGGKSTIMEQSSPLHGTDIFAGEGSRTSQKALFHSGTYNGHPLILAAGIATLDVLEQEYDALALRTDRFREELTRLFQKHGIPMKTVGSGAMFSVLLTESQEINHYRDLQMCDHDARKKLDKALFEAGVYTKPGNRYSLSVVHDDEVLAKTLEAYDRVIPEVLR
- a CDS encoding KamA family radical SAM protein — protein: MAQPKYITKIDQIEQIPEEERERLKKITEKFVFRVNEYYIGLINWEDPDDPIKNLVIPNENELSEYGRWDASDEDTNYVVPGCQHKYETTALLICSEVCGAYCRYCFRKRLFRNDVKEAMSDVDPGIEYIRNHPEINNVLLTGGDPLILATKKLRYIIEELRSIPHVKIIRIGSKLPVFNPMRIYEDEELLDLFKEYSTPDNRIYVMAHVNHPREITDEAKRGFQALHDAGVMVVNQTPVLKGINDNPDDLTELLDKLSWAGVTPYYFFINRPVAGNTDFVLSLKEAYEAVEEAKARTSGLGKRIRLSMSHTSGKIEILAIEDGKAYLKYHQSRDGNYGKFMILDCPDDAGWFDELPGNEAYWEAPKKKTEEVVSVNQMSDMPQKGKRRAPRKQPTS
- the accB gene encoding acetyl-CoA carboxylase biotin carboxyl carrier protein; the encoded protein is MYKIEEIKDLIKAVDDSGISELEVTGEDNAGLVIRKKPDGVMQQAAVPATQETAPPVPVENVQSAMQEGADQQQTPSADPNVEQITSPMVGTFYRAPSPDADVYVQPGDRINESTVVCIVEAMKLMNEIEAEIEGEIKEILVENGELVDYGQPLFLVKKGTD
- a CDS encoding NAD(P)H-dependent oxidoreductase, which codes for MHLIVHMHPSKDSFNHAVLTTYQEALQKAGKEVVVRDLYRLGFAPLLMQAEYECSLLNRYEDDVAKEHAYVKQAEAITFLFPVWWGGFPAIGKGYLDRVLTYGFAYELENESPIPKMEGKPLGMIYTTGAPRDVWEKGQKHWMEHLFKAAIADFCGFRQIPPLHLGNAVLADDSERERMFASVRAYASEFPFFRES